The following proteins are encoded in a genomic region of Struthio camelus isolate bStrCam1 chromosome 3, bStrCam1.hap1, whole genome shotgun sequence:
- the LAMP5 gene encoding lysosome-associated membrane glycoprotein 5, translating into MAGGRRAAPRVPALLLLLHAAARLAAEQEVENLSGLSPNPEKDIFVVRENRTTCLMAEFAAKFIVPYDVWASNYVDLITEQAEIPLSRGAEMRGKCGTNESELEISWLDRAYTLRLFFVKEGHNTSRGPEALWRLARIQFAYDTAERTYFKDAVSPGKHTASSHRLSALVTPAGKSYECQAQQTISLVSSDHQKSVELLLSEVRVQPFDISADFVFSEEHKCPVDQREQLEETLPLILGLILGLVIVITLCVYHIHHKLTANQVQIPRDRSQYKHMG; encoded by the exons AtggccggggggcgccgcgctgccccgcgcgtcCCGGCACTGCTCCTCCTCTTGC acgccgccgcccgcctggccGCCGAGCAAGAAGTGGAAAACCTCTCCGGGCTCTCCCCGAACCCCGAAAAGGACATCTTTGTGGTGCGGGAAAACCGGACGACGTGTCTCATGGCGGAATTTGCCGCGAAGTTCATCGTCCCTTACGACGTGTGGGCCAGCAATTACGTGGAT CTCATCACGGAGCAGGCCGAGATACCGCTGTCCCGGGGCGCCGAGATGCGCGGCAAGTGCGGCACCAACGAGTCGGAGCTCGAAATATCCTGGCTGGACCGAGCTTACACCCTCCGGCTCTTCTTCGTGAAG GAGGGGCACAACACGTCCCGCGGGCCGGAGGCGCTCTGGAGGCTGGCCCGCATCCAGTTCGCCTACGACACCGCCGAGCGCACCTACTTCAAGGACGCCGTCAGCC CCGGGAAGCACACAGCCAGCTCTCACCGACTCTCTGCCTTAGTCACCCCGGCCGGCAAGTCCTACGAGTGCCAAGCGCAGCAGACCATTTCCCTTGTCTCAAGCGACCACCAGAAGTCAGTGGAGCTCTTGCTGTCCGAAGTCCGCGTTCAGCCCTTCGACATCAGCGCGGATTTTGTCTTCAGTGAAG AGCATAAATGCCCAGTGGACCAGCGGGAGCAGTTAGAAGAAACCCTGCCTCTGATTTTGGGTCTGATACTGGGGTTGGTTATTGTGATAACCCTCTGCGTTTACCATATCCACCACAAACTGACAGCCAATCAAGTACAAATTCCTCGAGACAGATCTCAGTACAAACACATGGGATAG